One Lottiidibacillus patelloidae genomic region harbors:
- a CDS encoding ComZ family protein, translating into MDQDMNMQFMSIVMKHLPEAKQLLDDQGIELNMEAMQPVMNLLLKVMNEAYELGKAE; encoded by the coding sequence ATGGATCAAGATATGAATATGCAATTTATGAGCATTGTAATGAAACATTTACCAGAGGCAAAACAATTATTAGATGACCAAGGAATAGAATTAAACATGGAAGCAATGCAACCTGTAATGAACTTATTGCTTAAGGTCATGAATGAAGCATATGAATTAGGAAAGGCAGAGTAA